The genome window ACGATCGACTTGCAGAAGCGGATACCGCATGGAGCAGGCTTGGGTGGAGGTAGCAGCAACGCCTCTGCTGTGTTGCTTGGCTTGTCGGAGCTGGCGGAAGAGGCGGGGCAGCTGGGACTTTCCGGGGGCGAACGTTTGGAGTTGGCGGCGGAGTTGGGCTCGGACTGTCCTCTTTTTTTGCATGGGAAGCCGCTGGTGATGCGGGGACGAGGTGAATTGCTGTCGTCCATTTCCGAGGAGGCGCGGCAGCGGCTCGTCGGCCGGGAGCTGGTTTTGTTCAAGCCCAGCTTTTCGATTGGAACGGCTTGGGCGTATCGCTCCTTGTCGGGTTCAGGCGGCCGTTTCGATGCGCGGGAGTGGGCGGAGCGGCGCTTGTCGGCTTGGGAAGCCGGCGAAATTTCTCTTGAGGCCTTGTTGCACAACAGCTTCCAAACTCCGACCTTTCGCAAGTTCAGCGCTTTTCCCGCCATGTTCGAGAGGCTCGAGGCTCAAGGATTCGCTTGCCTCATGTCGGGGAGCGGGAGTTGCTGCTTCGCTCTGGCCGATTCGCCCGCTCAGGCGAAGACCCTCATTTCGCAAGTAAAGGAGCGCTGGGGAGAGCGCTGTTTTGCGGAGCGAGCGAAGGTCTTGGGCTGAAGTTTCGTGCACAATGAAATATTTCCTCTTGAGGCGAAGGGGTTTACCGTTTGCTATGTCGCGTTCGTTCTCTAAGCCCCTCTGCACGAACGTCTCTTCTACGCATGGAATCCAAGGACAGGTCTGAAAAAGTTTTCTCGGGAATCGCCGCATCGCCGGGGATCGCTCATGGTCAGATCTACATTCTTGCGGAGAGGGAAATTGCGGTGCCGAAGTACGCGGTGGCTGCCGACAAGCTCAACGGCGAGCAGGAGCGCTTGGACAACGCCATCGTGGAGACTCGCAAGCAGATCCAGAAAATCCAGGAAGAGATCAGCGATTCGATTGGCGAGGACGAGGCCCGGATTTTCGACGCCCATTTGCTGGTATTGGAAGACCAAGCCTTGATCGATGAGTCGATTCGGGAGATGCGGAGCGCCGGGTGTAACGTAGAGAACGCGATTTGGAAGGTTGGCCAGCGCTACATCGAGGCCTTCGACCAAATCGACGACGAGTACCTGCGGGAGCGAGCCAGCGATATCCGCGACGTGATGCGGCGCCTCTTGAGCAATTTGACGGGGCAGCAGCTCCAGCACCTTGGCGAGATCGTCAAGAATCGCATTTTGGTGGCGAACGACGTGACGCCTTCCGACTCGGCTTCCATGGACCAGAACGGCTTGCTGGGCATTGTCACCGTGGCAGGGAGCAAGACCAGTCATGCAGTGATCGTTGCCCGCTCCTTGGGGATTCCAGCGGTCGTGGGACTGGGGGACATTTTTTCAAACATCCACTCGGATTCGGTTGTCTTGGTCGACGGATACGACGGCAAGGTCGTGGTAAACCCGAGCGAAGGCACGCTTTTCAAGTACGGCAAGCTCAAGGACAAGAAGCTCTCGCTCGAGAAGCGCATGATCGAGTTTACCAAGGATGCTTCCCGCACGCGCGACGGCTCTCGGATCGACTTGATGGCAAATATCGAGCGGGCGGAGGAAGCGGCCAAGGCGGTATCTTTGGGAGCAGATGGAGTGGGCTTGTTCCGTTCCGAATATCTTTTCATGAACTCGAGCCGCTTGCCGACCGAGGAGGAGCAGTTCGAAGCCTACCAATCGGCTGTTCGCAACATGAATGGATTGCCGGTCACGATTCGCACTTTGGATCTAGGCGGCGACAAGGTCATGGATTCGTCGGACATGCCGATGTATCGCGAGTCGAACCCATTTCTTGGATACCGGGCGATCCGTTTTTGCCTCGACCACGAGAAAATGTTCCTGGATCAGCTCCGCGCCATTTTGCGTGCCAGCGCGTTTGGCAAGGTGCGCATCATGTATCCAATGATCAGTGGCGCATTGGAGCTCAGTCGAGCTAACCAAGTTCTGGAGGTTGCGAAGGAGCAGCTGCGCGAGAAAGGTACGGCTTTCGACGAGAATGTGGAAGCGGGCGCCATGATCGAGATCCCGAGCGCTGCGGTAGCGGCTGACACGCTGGTGGAAGGTTCGAAATTTTTCAGCGTCGGCACCAACGATTTGATTCAGTACTTGTTGGCGGTGGATCGACTCAACGATCGGGTCGCCCACCTCTACGAGCCGACACACCCAGCAGTCGTTCGCACTCTCAAGTCGATCGTGGACGCGGCGCGCGCGGGAGGTATTGGAGTCAGCATTTGCGGTGAGGTCGCGGGCGATCCCGTGATGGTTCCCTTATTGGTCGGATTGGGCGTGGACAGCCTGAGCATGTCGCCAGCGTTGCTGCCCAACGTTAAGTTTGTGGTGCAGAACATGGACATGGCGGAAGCGAAAGCCATCGCCGACATGGCCTTGGAAACGACCGATGGCTCGGTCATACTTGAACGCTTGCTGGACTTCTACACCTCCAAGATGGATCAGCTCTACTAGGTTCCAGGTTTTTCATGAGGTGGGTCAGCCGCTCCGCGGGTGACATTCCTTATTTCGCCCGCGGAGCGGCCGAACCACCTTTTCACCGAAGCACCTTTTCAAAAAATACTAATCTTTGGGGCGGACGCCGCTGGCTAGGAGAGTTTCGAATTGGGGTTCCACCTCTTCTTTGGCGACAGCAGTGACTTCCACGTTTTCGAAGCCTGCAGCCTTGAGCCAGTGGTGCAGCTTGTTCTCGGGAAAGCCGAGCCAACGGTCTGCGTAGAGCTCGTGCGCTTTTTCGAACGTGTGTTCCTTGAGGTCGAGAATGACGAGTCGCCCGCCTGGCTTCAGGAGACGGAAGGCTTCGGCGATCGCTTTTTCGGGACGCAGGGCGTGGTGCAAGGCTTGGCTGAGCAAGGCGAGGTGGACGGACTGGTCGGGCAAGGAGGTGTCCTCGATGTCGCCATGGATGTACTCGAGGTTGTCGAGCTTGTTACGCTTCGCGAGCTCGGAGCCGACCTCGACCATGCGGGGCGAACTGTCTACGCAGTAGACGTGCTCAGCATGGCGGGCAAGCAGTTGGGAGATGAGACCTTCGCCGGCGCCGAGGTCGACCACGCGGATTTTGGGAACGAGGTAGAGGAGGAAGTGACCGATGCCTTCCCACGAGCGGCCGGGACAATAGTTTTTGCCGAGACGCCCGGCGATGAGGTTGAAGTACTCTTCGGCCTGACGGCGACGTTTCGCGATGACGTGGTCAAGGTTCGCCACGTCGTCTTGAGTTTCGGGCGAGTCGGCGGCAGCGGCCAAGGCTGCTTTCAGCAAGGCCGCTTCGGTGGCGGGAATGTCGGGAGAGAGGGAGTAGAAGGACTTTTTGCCTTCGCGGCGATCCGCAACCAACTCGGATTGGCGGAGGACTGCCAGCTGGGATGAGATGCGAGACTGGGCCATGCCAAGCGCTTCCTGGAGCTCGGCAACGGAGAGTTCGTCGCGCGAGAGCAAGTTAAGGATTCGGAGGCGGGTCGGGTCGGCAAGGGTCTTGAGAGTATCCCAGGCAGGTTTCATTGGCAAAGGGTGAAGTGCGAATTGAAAAGTGTACCGAGCGGTCCGAATCGATTTCGAACGACTGGTCACCAGATAACACGGATATATGATCCAATGTCTAGTTGTATCGACCGGGCGTTACAGGAGGCGAGGCGTTGGCAAACCTCGTCGGTGGCGGGCTTCGGCAGAAAAAAAACGCCGCTCCCGGAAGGAAGCGGCGTTCGGAAAGGATTGAAAACTTGGATACGGGCTACTTCGCGTCGATGTAGCGAGTGATGTCCGTGATGGTGAGTTTGCTTTCGTTGGAGTCGACGGTGACGGTGATTTCGTCGCCGATACGCTTTCCGAGCATGCTCTTACCCAGTGGCGTGAGGTAGGAGATGATCATGTTGTCTGGATCGCCGTCCCATGCGCCGAGCAAGGTGTAGGTGACTTCGTTGCCGTCCGAGTCCTTGAGCGTAACGATATTTCCGATACCAACGGTTTCGGTCGTAGCCGAAGTGAAGTCGGTGATCTGGGCGCGCTTGATGTCGGCTTCGAGAAGGTTGCGGCGGGACATGAGAACCTGCTGGTCCTGCTTGGCCATCTTGTACTCGGAGTTTTCCTTGAGGTCGCCCAGCTCGCGAGCTTCCGCGATGGCTTGGGAGTTTTCCGGGATCTTCTTGGTGACGATCTCGTCGAATTCCGCCACGGCCCGCTCGTAGCTTTCCTTGGAAACCATGAGGCCTTGGCTCTCTTGAGTTTCGTCGGACTCGAGCAGGGACTGGACGCCTGGGAAGAGCTTGATGAAGCGTGCGAGCAACGACTTCTTGGTGAGCTCCTCGAAGCCTTGGTTGAGCAGAAGGTTGTTCGCGAGGTCGCGAGCGGTTTCCGCGTCGGCTGTGGCGAGGAGGTCGGGGATGAGTTCCTTGTCGTCGCTGAGGATGTCGGCCAGCGGGATGCGGCGGGAAGTGGAGGATTGCAGCGCTTCGTAGTCGATCGCGAAGAAGATGGAGTTGAGCAAGCGCGGCTGGATCATGTCGTGCACGAGGTCCGAGTACTTCTTGGAGCCGCGGTTCTTAACGATCCAGAGGAGAACGGGCTCCTTGAGGTTTTGCTCGGTCTGCCAGCGGACGAAGGTTTCCTTGATCTCGTCGGCGAAGCCATTCTCAACGAGGAAGTTGACGCTGTCGGTGGTGAACTTGCCGGAACTGTTCTTGAGGAGGGAGAAACAGATTTCCTTCCAGTCGGCAGGGTGGGAAGCCTTGATCGCCTTGAGGGCGCGGCCTTGGGAATTGGTGGGCAGCTCGTCGATGAGCTGGTCGAGGCCGTCGATGTCGGAGAGGATTTGCACGACGGAAGGCTCGAAGGTTTCCACGTCGATTTCGAGGAGGCGAGCGATGTCGTTGCGGATCCAGGCGCCCTTGAGCTTTTCTGCGGAAGTGAGCTGGTTGGACTCGCGAACGGCGGTTGCGAGAGTGTGGAGGATGAGTCCGAGTTGGTCGCGGTGCTCTTCGAGCTTGTCGCCGACGGTGTCGAGCAGCGCTTCGGCGATCGCGACGCGACGCTTGGCGGACTGGGTGGAGTTGTAGTCCTCGATGAGCTCTTCCTCTAGAGTAACGGGCTCGTCGCGCAGGACGTACATGCCGGTTTTGCGGGCGGGAACGGAGATGCGAGGGTCCTTGGCGAGAAGCTTCTTGGTCGCCGTCCACCACTTCTTGTATTTAATAGGGCCGATGACGCGAGCGAGCACGCTTTCGATTTCCGCGGTGCTGGCGGCGTTGTTGGGGTACTGCTTGAGGAGGTTGACGATGAGCTGGGCTGGCTCCTTGGCGATGAGCTCTTCGACGGCTGCGGGCTCGAGTTCCTTTTGCACGAGAACGTGGTCCGGGAGGAGGACTTGCATGGTGTTCACGCAGAAACCTGGGTCCATGCGGTGGCCTTCCTTACCTTCGAAATCGATGATCAGCTTATTTTCTGGCGCATCGTAGTCTTTTATCTGGCCGAATCCCCAGCTTTGGTGGATGCAGTAGTTGCCCGGCTGCATAGCCTCCAGTTTGGCCTTCGCTGCCTTCAGCTCCGGCTTTCTCGAAATGATTTCCAATACGGCTTCTTCGTTCATCGTCGTGTAAAGAGACTAAAGGATTAAGAGAGGAGCCTTTTTATGGAGTTGTCAATGAGACAGGCAGTTCATGAATAGGGAGCTTCTTTTTATGAGCGATGATTCTTGGAGCGTAGCAGTGCAACTGGTGGCGAATTTTACGCGGCAACCCGCGCGGATGTCCCACCTGCTTGAGCAGATGCCGGCGGATTGGGACCCGGGGAAACGGCGAGCTTGCCAGTCGCTTCTCTTCGGGACGATTCGACATATCCGCTTGCTGGAGAAGGCTCTGGACGAATTCCTGCGTCGCCGGCCCAAGCCCTTGCTCAGGGCCAGCTTGCTGGTGGCAAGCCGGGAGTTGATGGAAGCTCCGGAGCGAAGCGCCAAGATCGTGCACCACGCCGTGGAGCGAATTGGCAAGCGCTGCGGCAAGG of Pelagicoccus enzymogenes contains these proteins:
- the ispE gene encoding 4-(cytidine 5'-diphospho)-2-C-methyl-D-erythritol kinase, whose protein sequence is MGQIEVFSPAKINLFLSVLGRMETGFHELASLVAPVDFGDTICIEAEAATEASVQLSCSDESLPTDRSNLAFAAAEGFLLRSGLNWKVTIDLQKRIPHGAGLGGGSSNASAVLLGLSELAEEAGQLGLSGGERLELAAELGSDCPLFLHGKPLVMRGRGELLSSISEEARQRLVGRELVLFKPSFSIGTAWAYRSLSGSGGRFDAREWAERRLSAWEAGEISLEALLHNSFQTPTFRKFSAFPAMFERLEAQGFACLMSGSGSCCFALADSPAQAKTLISQVKERWGERCFAERAKVLG
- the ptsP gene encoding phosphoenolpyruvate--protein phosphotransferase, which codes for MESKDRSEKVFSGIAASPGIAHGQIYILAEREIAVPKYAVAADKLNGEQERLDNAIVETRKQIQKIQEEISDSIGEDEARIFDAHLLVLEDQALIDESIREMRSAGCNVENAIWKVGQRYIEAFDQIDDEYLRERASDIRDVMRRLLSNLTGQQLQHLGEIVKNRILVANDVTPSDSASMDQNGLLGIVTVAGSKTSHAVIVARSLGIPAVVGLGDIFSNIHSDSVVLVDGYDGKVVVNPSEGTLFKYGKLKDKKLSLEKRMIEFTKDASRTRDGSRIDLMANIERAEEAAKAVSLGADGVGLFRSEYLFMNSSRLPTEEEQFEAYQSAVRNMNGLPVTIRTLDLGGDKVMDSSDMPMYRESNPFLGYRAIRFCLDHEKMFLDQLRAILRASAFGKVRIMYPMISGALELSRANQVLEVAKEQLREKGTAFDENVEAGAMIEIPSAAVAADTLVEGSKFFSVGTNDLIQYLLAVDRLNDRVAHLYEPTHPAVVRTLKSIVDAARAGGIGVSICGEVAGDPVMVPLLVGLGVDSLSMSPALLPNVKFVVQNMDMAEAKAIADMALETTDGSVILERLLDFYTSKMDQLY
- a CDS encoding ArsR/SmtB family transcription factor, producing the protein MKPAWDTLKTLADPTRLRILNLLSRDELSVAELQEALGMAQSRISSQLAVLRQSELVADRREGKKSFYSLSPDIPATEAALLKAALAAAADSPETQDDVANLDHVIAKRRRQAEEYFNLIAGRLGKNYCPGRSWEGIGHFLLYLVPKIRVVDLGAGEGLISQLLARHAEHVYCVDSSPRMVEVGSELAKRNKLDNLEYIHGDIEDTSLPDQSVHLALLSQALHHALRPEKAIAEAFRLLKPGGRLVILDLKEHTFEKAHELYADRWLGFPENKLHHWLKAAGFENVEVTAVAKEEVEPQFETLLASGVRPKD
- a CDS encoding GreA/GreB family elongation factor, with the protein product MNEEAVLEIISRKPELKAAKAKLEAMQPGNYCIHQSWGFGQIKDYDAPENKLIIDFEGKEGHRMDPGFCVNTMQVLLPDHVLVQKELEPAAVEELIAKEPAQLIVNLLKQYPNNAASTAEIESVLARVIGPIKYKKWWTATKKLLAKDPRISVPARKTGMYVLRDEPVTLEEELIEDYNSTQSAKRRVAIAEALLDTVGDKLEEHRDQLGLILHTLATAVRESNQLTSAEKLKGAWIRNDIARLLEIDVETFEPSVVQILSDIDGLDQLIDELPTNSQGRALKAIKASHPADWKEICFSLLKNSSGKFTTDSVNFLVENGFADEIKETFVRWQTEQNLKEPVLLWIVKNRGSKKYSDLVHDMIQPRLLNSIFFAIDYEALQSSTSRRIPLADILSDDKELIPDLLATADAETARDLANNLLLNQGFEELTKKSLLARFIKLFPGVQSLLESDETQESQGLMVSKESYERAVAEFDEIVTKKIPENSQAIAEARELGDLKENSEYKMAKQDQQVLMSRRNLLEADIKRAQITDFTSATTETVGIGNIVTLKDSDGNEVTYTLLGAWDGDPDNMIISYLTPLGKSMLGKRIGDEITVTVDSNESKLTITDITRYIDAK